One segment of uncultured Propionivibrio sp. DNA contains the following:
- a CDS encoding ATP-binding protein, whose amino-acid sequence MAYRGQEIKEQITRFLGADLSFAYDFMRSLPPEQRLEWLARLNQGFHYRFSLEPATAHSVETQPNDERLVALSAVLRANLPPEAKLTFREPVGVPASAKDKAIQTVLVLDEHHALVLHLFDPFSMPSEGSLMVFLVVVLLAVSPFVWWAVRVATRPIDRMLLTIEQFGKHPNSPPVPESGPDELKRAAQAVNAMRERILRHIEERTQILAAIAHDLQTPLTRLRLRSEALAAGPQRDHLIHDVEYMAELVTEGLDYARSAQLSETLTAIEVNQWLEGMIDDALDSGAKCRLTGRANTPYSGALRALTRAMQNLIENALKYGEEAEIRIEDSPERLVIRVLDNGPGLSEDMLRRVFDPFFRVEQSRSRETGGSGLGLSIARNIVCAHGGDIRLANRQDGGLEATVDLPREMPGSISSTAEAEDMRFPSHARSGR is encoded by the coding sequence AGACTGAACCAGGGCTTCCATTACCGTTTTTCGCTGGAACCTGCCACGGCACACAGCGTCGAGACACAGCCCAATGACGAACGACTGGTTGCGCTGTCGGCGGTGTTGCGGGCGAACCTTCCCCCGGAAGCCAAGCTGACCTTCAGGGAACCGGTTGGTGTCCCCGCATCGGCAAAGGACAAGGCGATCCAGACGGTATTGGTGTTGGACGAGCATCATGCCCTTGTCCTTCATCTGTTTGACCCGTTCAGCATGCCCTCCGAGGGGTCGCTCATGGTGTTCCTCGTCGTCGTCCTGCTGGCGGTTTCGCCTTTTGTCTGGTGGGCCGTACGGGTGGCAACGCGGCCGATCGATCGCATGCTCCTCACCATCGAACAATTCGGCAAACATCCGAACTCTCCTCCGGTGCCGGAGTCCGGCCCGGATGAACTGAAACGGGCGGCGCAGGCGGTCAATGCCATGCGCGAACGAATCCTTCGGCATATCGAGGAAAGAACGCAAATCCTGGCCGCGATTGCCCATGATCTCCAGACGCCGCTGACGCGCTTGCGTCTTCGGTCTGAAGCCCTGGCCGCCGGACCGCAGCGTGACCATCTGATTCACGATGTCGAATACATGGCAGAACTCGTCACCGAGGGGCTCGACTACGCCCGCAGCGCGCAGTTGTCGGAGACCCTGACCGCCATCGAAGTCAACCAGTGGCTTGAAGGGATGATCGACGACGCGCTCGACTCAGGCGCCAAGTGTCGTCTGACGGGACGCGCCAACACCCCGTATTCGGGTGCACTGCGTGCGCTGACGCGCGCGATGCAAAATCTCATCGAGAACGCACTCAAGTATGGAGAGGAAGCCGAGATCCGGATTGAAGACTCGCCGGAGCGACTGGTTATCCGCGTGCTGGATAATGGTCCCGGACTCAGCGAGGACATGCTGCGCAGGGTGTTTGACCCATTCTTCCGCGTCGAACAGTCGAGAAGTCGCGAAACCGGTGGCAGTGGTCTCGGATTGAGTATCGCGCGCAACATCGTCTGCGCGCATGGCGGTGACATACGTCTCGCCAATCGACAGGACGGTGGGCTCGAAGCAACCGTTGACTTGCCGCGGGAAATGCCGGGCAGCATATCCTCGACGGCGGAAGCCGAGGATATGCGGTTCCCGAGCCATGCCCGCTCCGGGCGGTGA
- a CDS encoding aspartate kinase yields MALIVQKFGGTSVGSAERIKNVAKRIARWKAQGHDIVVVPSAMSGETNRLIALAKEVSATPSPRELDVIASTGEQVTIALLSMALHECGLKAKSYTGPQVKVLTDSTYTKARILKIDDKKIRRDLADGNVVVVAGFQGADEDGNITTLGRGGSDTSAVALAAALTADECQIYTDVDGVYTTDPRVVPEARKLDTITFEEMLEMASLGSKVLQIRSVEFAGKYKVKLRVLSSFEDEGEGTLITVEEDKNMEQPIISGIAFNRDEAKLTILGVPDLPGVAYKILGPIAEANIDVDMIIQNVSQEGLTDFSFTVNRGDFNKAKSILDNCAVEMKARGVVGDSKTCKVSAVGVGMRSHPGIASKMFRALGAEGINIQMISTSEIKISVVIEEKYLELAVRVLHKVFGLDKE; encoded by the coding sequence ATGGCGCTGATAGTTCAGAAGTTCGGAGGGACTTCGGTCGGTTCGGCCGAACGCATCAAGAATGTGGCCAAGCGCATTGCTCGCTGGAAAGCGCAGGGTCATGACATCGTGGTTGTACCGTCGGCAATGTCGGGAGAAACCAACCGGCTGATCGCGCTGGCGAAAGAAGTATCGGCGACGCCGTCGCCGCGCGAACTGGATGTGATTGCGTCGACCGGTGAGCAGGTGACGATCGCATTGCTGTCGATGGCGTTGCATGAGTGTGGTCTCAAGGCCAAAAGCTACACCGGTCCGCAGGTCAAGGTGCTGACGGACAGCACGTATACCAAGGCGCGGATTCTGAAAATCGATGACAAGAAAATTCGCCGCGATCTGGCAGACGGCAATGTTGTTGTCGTGGCGGGATTCCAGGGGGCCGATGAAGACGGGAATATCACGACGCTTGGACGTGGCGGTTCGGATACCTCGGCAGTGGCGCTTGCCGCCGCCCTGACGGCCGACGAATGTCAGATCTATACCGACGTCGATGGCGTTTATACGACCGATCCGCGCGTTGTTCCTGAAGCGCGCAAGCTCGACACCATCACCTTCGAAGAAATGCTGGAGATGGCGAGTTTGGGGTCCAAGGTGCTGCAGATTCGTTCCGTCGAGTTTGCGGGGAAATACAAGGTCAAACTGCGTGTGCTTTCGAGCTTCGAGGATGAAGGCGAAGGGACTCTGATTACCGTTGAGGAAGACAAAAACATGGAACAACCGATCATCTCAGGCATCGCCTTCAATCGTGACGAAGCCAAGTTGACCATCCTTGGCGTGCCGGATCTGCCCGGCGTTGCCTACAAGATTCTGGGGCCGATCGCGGAAGCGAATATCGATGTCGATATGATTATCCAGAACGTCAGCCAGGAAGGGCTGACTGATTTCTCGTTTACGGTCAATCGTGGGGATTTCAACAAGGCCAAGAGCATTCTCGATAACTGTGCTGTCGAAATGAAGGCCCGCGGCGTTGTTGGTGACAGCAAGACCTGCAAGGTGTCGGCGGTTGGCGTCGGCATGCGTTCGCATCCGGGGATTGCCAGCAAGATGTTCCGCGCGCTCGGCGCCGAAGGTATCAACATCCAGATGATCTCGACCTCGGAAATCAAGATTTCGGTGGTGATCGAAGAGAAGTATCTGGAATTGGCGGTTCGCGTGCTGCACAAGGTTTTCGGGCTGGACAAGGAATAG
- a CDS encoding transcriptional regulator, with protein sequence MSNTKATETIDSREIRRKLGLNQQQFWSQLGVTQSGGSRYESGRNMPKPVHELLRLVHVEQIDLQRVKRDDMDIIAYLKSQDAALYKTLKKSAKAWKKGA encoded by the coding sequence ATGAGCAACACGAAAGCAACTGAAACGATCGACTCCCGCGAAATTCGTCGCAAACTGGGCCTGAACCAACAACAATTCTGGTCGCAGCTCGGCGTGACGCAGAGCGGCGGTTCCCGCTACGAGAGTGGCCGCAACATGCCGAAACCGGTGCACGAACTGCTCCGCTTGGTACACGTCGAACAGATCGATCTTCAGCGCGTCAAGCGCGACGACATGGACATCATCGCGTACCTGAAGAGCCAGGACGCAGCGCTCTACAAGACGCTCAAGAAATCGGCAAAGGCCTGGAAAAAGGGCGCCTGA
- a CDS encoding radical SAM protein, with translation MLTIDDHRRDRVGLLYVYPVISRRAGGVSIGINLNPNNACNWACVYCQVPDLKRGGPPAVDLALLETELRGFIGQVCAGDYLEREVPPEMRRLVDVAFSGNGEPTSADGFADAVGCVERVLREFSLSDALTVRLITNGSLMHRPAVREGIRRIGALRGEVWFKVDRASEAAVARINQVAFSLEKTQKALLQCAELADTWVQTCWFAMDGEEADETEQQAYLALLASLKDKVKGVHLYGLARPSLQPEAPRLSALPPEYLRRFADRIETLGIRVTVSP, from the coding sequence ATGCTGACGATCGATGATCATCGCCGCGACCGTGTCGGATTGCTTTACGTCTACCCGGTGATTTCCCGCCGGGCCGGCGGCGTGTCGATCGGCATCAATCTCAACCCCAACAATGCCTGCAACTGGGCCTGCGTCTATTGTCAGGTGCCGGATCTGAAGCGCGGTGGTCCGCCGGCTGTCGATCTTGCCTTGCTGGAGACCGAGTTGCGCGGATTCATCGGGCAAGTCTGCGCGGGTGACTATCTTGAGCGTGAAGTGCCGCCCGAGATGCGGCGTCTTGTCGATGTGGCGTTTTCAGGGAACGGAGAACCGACGAGTGCCGATGGCTTTGCCGATGCGGTCGGCTGTGTCGAGCGTGTGTTGCGTGAGTTTTCGCTGTCCGATGCGCTGACTGTCCGTCTCATCACGAACGGGAGCCTCATGCACCGACCGGCCGTGCGAGAGGGTATCCGGCGCATCGGTGCCTTGCGCGGTGAGGTCTGGTTCAAGGTCGATCGGGCGAGCGAAGCGGCGGTCGCGCGCATCAACCAGGTCGCCTTTTCGCTCGAAAAGACGCAAAAAGCCTTGCTGCAGTGTGCGGAACTCGCCGATACCTGGGTGCAAACCTGCTGGTTCGCGATGGATGGGGAGGAAGCGGACGAGACCGAACAACAGGCCTACCTGGCCTTGTTGGCGTCGCTCAAGGACAAGGTCAAGGGCGTGCACCTCTACGGTTTGGCACGCCCATCCCTTCAGCCGGAAGCGCCGCGTCTTTCAGCGCTTCCGCCGGAGTATCTCCGGCGTTTTGCCGACCGGATCGAAACGCTTGGAATTCGCGTGACGGTCAGCCCTTGA
- the queD gene encoding 6-carboxytetrahydropterin synthase QueD, with product MFITRRLEFDAGHRIPDHKSQCRHLHGHRYAIEITLGGDIIRQAGNAANGMVMDFSEVKALAKTHLVDLWDHAFLAFAGDTAIVEFLGTLPGHKTVILDCVPTAENLAEKAFAILDEVYRDSFGNHLHLERVRLYETPNCWADAVRQKPAI from the coding sequence ATGTTCATCACTCGCCGTCTGGAATTCGACGCCGGACACCGTATCCCCGACCACAAGAGCCAGTGCCGCCACCTGCACGGGCATCGCTATGCCATCGAGATCACTCTGGGTGGCGATATCATCCGGCAGGCCGGCAATGCCGCCAACGGCATGGTCATGGATTTTTCCGAGGTCAAGGCACTCGCCAAGACGCACCTCGTCGACCTGTGGGACCATGCGTTCCTGGCTTTTGCCGGAGACACGGCGATCGTCGAGTTTCTCGGCACCCTCCCCGGCCACAAGACGGTCATCCTTGACTGCGTCCCCACCGCGGAGAACCTCGCGGAAAAGGCTTTCGCCATTCTCGACGAAGTCTATCGCGACTCCTTCGGCAACCACCTGCACCTCGAACGCGTGCGCCTTTACGAAACGCCCAACTGCTGGGCCGACGCTGTCCGTCAGAAACCCGCCATTTAG
- a CDS encoding phosphoadenosine phosphosulfate reductase family protein produces the protein MSKLEETRRIIDAAMATASRPVLTLSGGKDSLLLLHLCRPYRDRLHIAWARTSEMFPHMVGFVREQLAGWDHVELVSDQARYFARKGLPSALIPVRHRPHEKNPGVLIQSNGYCCKDLQYRPLANYIRRYDADMVLHGQTAEDLRNQKTSFPRMLRPFPSERLVAPIDAWTSAEVLAFCQDEGVALPSQYQQGLPDSLECWNCTVRTDIARFEWMQTHCPELAAKLGDLMQVVYGAAIADYDKHIKPVIDAAQKMPNSAR, from the coding sequence GTGAGCAAGCTCGAGGAAACGCGAAGAATCATCGACGCCGCAATGGCAACGGCATCGCGGCCGGTATTGACGCTCTCGGGGGGCAAGGATTCGTTGCTGCTGCTGCACCTGTGCCGGCCCTATCGCGATCGTTTGCACATCGCCTGGGCGCGGACCAGCGAAATGTTCCCGCATATGGTCGGGTTTGTCCGCGAACAACTGGCCGGATGGGACCATGTGGAACTCGTTTCCGATCAGGCGCGGTATTTCGCCCGGAAAGGCTTGCCTTCGGCGCTCATTCCCGTCCGCCATCGGCCGCATGAGAAGAATCCGGGCGTGCTGATCCAGTCGAACGGATATTGCTGCAAGGACCTGCAATATCGACCGCTGGCGAACTACATCAGGCGTTATGACGCCGATATGGTCTTGCATGGCCAGACGGCGGAGGACCTGCGCAATCAGAAGACCTCATTCCCGCGCATGCTGAGGCCGTTTCCGAGCGAACGCCTGGTCGCCCCGATCGATGCGTGGACGTCGGCGGAAGTGCTGGCGTTCTGCCAGGACGAAGGTGTCGCGCTGCCGTCTCAGTATCAGCAAGGGCTGCCCGATTCTCTCGAGTGCTGGAATTGCACGGTGCGGACCGATATCGCGCGCTTCGAATGGATGCAGACCCACTGTCCTGAACTTGCGGCGAAGTTGGGGGACTTGATGCAGGTGGTGTATGGCGCTGCGATCGCCGATTACGACAAACACATCAAACCGGTGATCGACGCGGCACAAAAAATGCCGAACAGTGCCCGCTAA
- a CDS encoding tetratricopeptide repeat protein gives MTTNPGDILSSGAAPDGEAARQRAADAACLCGIRALENGDKATALRAFNESLAIDPCHSDAHANLGYLRFNRGNVTDAETHLRRAIELSPQCSEAILNLGVLLTTSKRYREADAVCQLAIARRPLSPQAWSNLGVLYARQKRETDAEQCYRTAMSIDADHLASRFNLSYLLLRHGHYEEGWSCLEARRWYAPLEDKLPCPRWRGESLHGKSLLIAYEAGHGDMIQFVRYAHLLRRNAPASIDLLCHPALKSLFAGQCGIDHVYAFNEDIPLRDWDFWSPPLSLPYYCRTRLETIPDTIPYLSASAEKVAAWAPRIPGGRFRVGLVWKGNSGFENDADRSLPRLDLLAALGEIDDVRFIGLQKGAGEDEVPSAASHALGLINLGPLLQDFSDTAAVVSQLDLVISVDTAVAHLAGALGVRSWIMLPDHMTDWRWLTDRNDSPWYPDVVRLFRQTTAGCWEDVVIRLREALGELVSNPAASA, from the coding sequence ATGACCACCAATCCCGGGGACATCCTCTCGAGCGGCGCAGCCCCCGACGGAGAGGCCGCGCGACAACGCGCTGCCGATGCAGCCTGCCTGTGCGGCATCCGCGCGTTGGAGAATGGCGATAAGGCGACGGCCTTGCGCGCATTCAACGAATCGCTGGCGATCGACCCGTGCCATTCGGATGCCCACGCCAATCTCGGCTACCTCCGCTTCAATCGCGGCAACGTCACCGACGCCGAAACCCATCTGCGCCGCGCCATCGAACTGTCGCCGCAGTGCTCCGAAGCCATCCTGAATCTCGGTGTGCTGCTGACAACATCGAAACGCTACCGCGAGGCCGACGCCGTCTGCCAACTGGCAATCGCTCGCCGCCCCCTGTCGCCCCAGGCTTGGTCGAACCTCGGCGTGCTGTATGCCCGCCAGAAGCGCGAAACTGATGCAGAACAGTGCTACCGCACCGCAATGAGCATCGACGCCGACCATCTCGCCTCGCGCTTCAACCTGAGCTACCTGCTGCTGCGCCACGGGCACTACGAAGAGGGCTGGTCATGCCTCGAGGCGCGCCGCTGGTATGCCCCCCTCGAAGACAAGCTTCCATGCCCGCGCTGGCGCGGCGAATCACTGCACGGGAAATCGCTGCTGATCGCCTACGAGGCCGGTCATGGCGACATGATCCAGTTCGTGCGTTATGCCCATCTGCTTCGCCGAAACGCGCCGGCATCCATCGACCTGCTCTGTCACCCGGCACTGAAGTCGCTATTTGCGGGCCAGTGCGGCATCGACCACGTTTATGCCTTCAATGAAGACATCCCGCTACGCGACTGGGATTTCTGGTCACCGCCGTTGAGCCTGCCCTACTATTGCCGCACACGCCTTGAAACCATTCCCGATACGATCCCGTACCTCAGCGCCTCCGCCGAAAAAGTGGCCGCATGGGCGCCACGCATCCCGGGCGGGCGTTTCCGCGTCGGGTTGGTGTGGAAGGGCAATTCCGGATTCGAGAACGATGCCGACCGCTCGCTGCCCAGGCTCGATCTGCTCGCAGCGCTCGGTGAAATTGATGATGTCCGCTTCATCGGATTGCAGAAGGGCGCCGGCGAGGACGAGGTCCCGTCAGCGGCCTCACATGCACTTGGTCTGATCAATCTCGGTCCGCTGCTTCAGGACTTTTCCGATACCGCCGCAGTTGTCAGCCAACTGGATCTCGTCATCAGCGTCGACACCGCCGTCGCTCACCTCGCCGGCGCGCTCGGCGTCAGGAGCTGGATCATGCTCCCCGATCACATGACCGACTGGCGTTGGCTCACCGATCGCAACGATTCGCCGTGGTATCCCGACGTCGTACGCTTGTTCCGGCAAACAACCGCTGGATGCTGGGAGGATGTTGTCATTCGACTGCGCGAGGCACTCGGCGAACTGGTTTCCAACCCGGCGGCCAGCGCCTGA
- a CDS encoding FlxA-like family protein yields MTTAVNATTTSGTTSSSSSSSISSQIAAIQKQITALQKELTELSKSSSKDASKQAQLIQNQIVALENRLAQLESERAKAAKTSVSTSAATSTQTANENASSAKSTGKTGGTVDTYA; encoded by the coding sequence ATGACCACCGCCGTCAATGCAACCACCACATCCGGCACCACATCGTCATCATCGTCTTCGAGCATCAGCTCGCAGATCGCCGCCATCCAGAAACAGATCACAGCGCTGCAGAAAGAACTGACGGAACTGAGCAAGAGTTCATCGAAAGACGCCAGCAAACAGGCTCAACTGATTCAGAACCAGATCGTCGCGCTCGAAAACCGTCTGGCGCAACTCGAATCGGAGCGAGCCAAGGCGGCAAAGACCTCCGTCTCGACGAGCGCCGCCACATCGACACAGACCGCAAACGAAAACGCATCGAGCGCAAAATCGACCGGAAAGACTGGCGGCACGGTCGATACCTACGCGTAA
- a CDS encoding LysR family transcriptional regulator produces MKLRTDLSFFSTLVKCGSLSAAAREFNVTPSAVSKWLAQLESRIGVRLIARNTRRISLTQEGEIYLAEGRRILSEIDDLERSISSSQGAPLGLLKVQATFGFGRSFIVPAVSKFSALYPDLEIQLLLTDRPISLAEGNIDVSIRFGPPPDGRVLARKLANHRRRIFASPRYLEGRTRPVVPNDLTMHNCLIVRQDDVAYGQWHFTKARKTHTVKVRGTLSSNDGAAVLTWALEGRGIIMRSEWDAAPFVRAGQLDVLLEDYALPPADIYTVYPHKENLAAKTRMFVDFLAEHFAQKSGQQRSPW; encoded by the coding sequence ATGAAATTACGGACAGACCTCTCGTTTTTCTCGACACTGGTGAAGTGCGGCAGTCTCTCGGCCGCCGCACGAGAATTCAACGTTACCCCATCGGCGGTCAGCAAATGGCTAGCCCAACTGGAAAGCCGAATTGGCGTTCGCCTGATCGCCCGCAACACCCGTCGCATCAGCCTGACCCAGGAGGGCGAGATCTACCTCGCCGAAGGGCGACGCATCCTCAGTGAAATCGACGACCTCGAACGATCGATTTCAAGCAGCCAGGGCGCCCCGCTCGGACTGCTGAAAGTTCAGGCCACGTTCGGCTTTGGCCGCAGCTTCATCGTGCCGGCCGTATCGAAGTTTTCGGCGCTGTATCCGGACCTGGAAATCCAGCTCCTGCTGACCGACCGCCCGATCAGTCTGGCAGAAGGCAACATTGACGTGAGCATTCGCTTCGGCCCGCCACCGGACGGCCGCGTCCTGGCGCGAAAACTCGCCAATCACCGCCGGAGGATTTTCGCCTCGCCGCGCTATCTCGAAGGCAGGACCCGCCCCGTCGTACCGAACGACCTGACAATGCACAACTGCCTGATCGTCCGGCAGGACGACGTCGCCTACGGACAATGGCATTTCACCAAAGCGCGCAAGACGCATACCGTCAAGGTACGCGGCACGCTCAGCAGCAATGACGGTGCGGCCGTTCTGACCTGGGCGCTGGAAGGCCGCGGCATCATCATGCGTTCCGAATGGGATGCAGCACCTTTCGTCCGCGCAGGGCAACTCGACGTCCTGCTCGAAGACTACGCCCTGCCTCCCGCCGACATTTACACGGTCTATCCTCACAAGGAAAATCTAGCCGCAAAAACGCGGATGTTCGTCGACTTTCTGGCCGAACACTTCGCCCAGAAGTCCGGGCAGCAACGCAGTCCTTGGTAA